In Solanum stenotomum isolate F172 chromosome 6, ASM1918654v1, whole genome shotgun sequence, one DNA window encodes the following:
- the LOC125869407 gene encoding multicopper oxidase LPR1-like: MNKMLFLVYLINFLGIFMASTMAKDSNDQLMTLSKLKMFVDELQDMPRIKGYDVINGVHVPKSLKIGMYNKKWKFHRDLPASQVFAYGTSRHTATVPGPTIEAVHGVDSYITWQNHLPSKHILPWDPTIPTATTSFKTGIPTVVHLHGGIDEPQSDGHSEAWFTKNFKHHGPKWTIKKYHYHNYQHPGTMWYHDHAMGLTRINILAGLMGAYVLQQPNVEGPLGLIYGEEYDRPLVVFDRAFRSDGSIYMNSTGNNPSIHPQWQPEYFGDVIIVNGKAWPYMNVKRRKYRFRIINASNARFFKFFFNNNMTFIHVASDSAYHESPVELHDLLLAPSEIADVIVDFSKSKSNSAILANDAAYPYPSGDPVNEENSNVMKFIINPNHEVQTGHIPQKLITYTPPEISQASNTRYIAFYEYASDIDEPTHLYINGKSFEAPVTEMPRVGTSEIWNIINLTEDNHPLHIHLGLFVVLEQIELVNLEEFKACMMKLNDAIKCKIDKYAHGKRTKVVLHEKGWKNVYKMMPGHVTKIFVKFSFIHSNESYPFDATAEPGYVYHCHILDHEDNVMMRPLKFVN, encoded by the exons atgaacaaaatgttgtttttggtgtatttaattaatttcttggGAATTTTCATGGCTTCAACAATGGCAAAAGATTCTAATGATCAATTAATGAccctttcaaaattaaaaatgtttgtTGATGAACTCCAAGACATGCCAAGAATCAAAGGTTATGATGTTATCAATGGTGTTCATGTCCCTAAATCTCTCAAGATTGGCATGTACAACAAAAAATGG AAATTCCATAGGGACCTACCAGCAAGTCAAGTGTTTGCATATGGTACGTCGCGGCACACAGCAACAGTCCCTGGTCCTACAATCGAGGCCGTTCATGGAGTTGATTCTTATATTACGTGGCAAAATCACCTCCCTTCAAAGCACATACTTCCATGGGACCCAACAATTCCAACTGCTACAACTTCTTTTAAAACAGGAATTCCAACTGTGGTGCACCTACATGGTGGAATTGATGAACCACAAAGTGATGGTCACTCTGAGGCATGGTTCactaaaaatttcaaacatcATGGACCAAAATGGACTATAAAAAAGTACCATTATCATAATTATCAACATCCCGGTACTATGTGGTACCACGATCACGCGATGGGATTGACTAGGATCAACATTCTAGCTGGTCTCATGGGTGCCTATGTTTTACAACAACCAAATGTTGAGGGGCCATTGGGATTGATATATGGTGAAGAGTATGATCGTCCATTGGTTGTTTTTGATCGTGCTTTTAGATCAGATGGTTCGATTTACATGAATTCTACTGGTAACAATCCTTCTATACATCCTCAGTGGCAAcctgaatattttggtgatgtGATCATAGTTAATGGAAAAGCATGGCCTTACATGAATGTGAAACGAAGGAAGTATCGATTTCGGATCATCAATGCGAGTAACGCTaggtttttcaaatttttcttcAATAATAACATGACATTTATACACGTGGCGTCGGATTCAGCTTATCATGAAAGTCCGGTAGAGCTCCATGACCTACTATTAGCTCCATCTGAAATAGCTGATGTGATTGTTGACTTTTCAAAGTCAAAGTCAAACTCGGCGATTTTAGCCAATGATGCTGCGTATCCTTATCCGTCTGGCGATCCCGTCAACGAAGAGAATAGTAACGTCATGAAGTTCATTATCAACCCGAATCACGAGGTTCAAACAGGGCATATTCCACAGAAATTGATAACATATACGCCTCCAGAGATATCACAGGCTTCGAATACAAGGTACATTGCTTTTTACGAGTATGCTAGTGATATCGATGAGCCTACGCATCTATATATCAATGGAAAATCGTTTGAGGCGCCCGTGACCGAGATGCCAAGGGTAGGGACTAGTGAGATTTGGAACATCATTAATCTAACTGAAGACAATCATCCGTTGCACATACATTTAGGTCTATTTGTTGTGTTGGAACAAATAGAATTAGTGAATCTTGAAGAGTTCAAAGCTTGTATGATGAAATTGAATGATGCAATTAAGTGCAAAATTGACAAGTATGCACATGGAAAAAGGACTAAAGTGGTTCTTCATGAAAAAGGGTGGAAAAATGTGTACAAAATGATGCCTGGACATGTAACAAAGATATTTGTGAAATTttctttcattcattcaaaTGAATCATATCCCTTTGATGCAACAGCAGAGCCTGGCTATGTTTATCATTGCCAT ATTCTTGATCATGAAGATAATGTCATGATGAGGCCTCTAAAGTTTGTCAATTGA
- the LOC125869403 gene encoding G-type lectin S-receptor-like serine/threonine-protein kinase At4g27290, producing MSPLFVFLFVLSFFSLKNLAKANNFTSQNSSIIGNTIGGNKWISIASTIVSSSGNFELGFFTPGNNSNYYIGIWYKKISKQTIIWVANRETPISIYEMDFAQFKIDNGNLVLINGTRHIIWSTNINFTTNFNNSQVVATLFDDGNLVLSNQDITNSTNYLWTSFDHPSHTFMPGSKFGYNKHTRFKQVLTSWKNANDPSPGPFTHEVYMENKYIGQGVNMWNHSVVYWNSGPWTGNNFTGVPYQPNPMFNYTYVNNDDEVYYMYNFFNPSLISNFIMDVNGQTKQVLWMDSTNDWNVFYTDPKQVCDVYSYCGGFGICNEVNSTSTCDCLNGFKPKFEKDWKLSSFSSGCMRKTSLNCGDFGEKDRFWMYENMRLPTNNESLGVGNEVECESGCLEDCDCVGYAYGSGNIGCLIWKREMLNLQQLSQDNVNGSTIYVRLAASEFSSNQDQKQTSTKLKIAIPIGVIAALLILSCFTYIYYRKRRNSKVKESTTKFHRQNTEGEGLDLIDIQDDEIEVPFFSFESILVATDDFSEQNKLGQGGFGPVYKGIFSGGREIALKRLSSHSGQGINEFKNEVMLIARLQHRNLVRLLGYCIQSSEKILLYEYMVNKSLDTFIFDRKRSVLLDWRKRFVIIEGIAKGLLYLHHDSRLRIIHRDLKTSNILLDEELNPKISDFGLARVVEGKITQANTNKVVGTYGYMAPEYAIDGLFSIKSDVFSFGIVILEIISGRRNTGFFNQEEASNLLGLAWRLWTEDKSLDLVDQSLHESCNKEEAIKLINIGLLCVQEDPKDRPNTSNIIMMLGSENSNIISLPRPNQPAFMTRKCGNNNTSSSSNAKSDGVSNNQLTVTIEMGR from the exons atgtctcctctctttgtttttctctttgtactctcttttttctctctaaaaAATTTAGCAAAAGCTAACAATTTCACAAGCCAAAATAGTTCAATAATTGGTAACACAATTGGTGGAAACAAATGGATTTCAATTGCCTCAACAATAGTTTCTTCAAGTGGTAATTTTGAATTGGGATTCTTCACACCAGGTAACAATTCCAATTATTACATAGGTATATGgtacaaaaaaataagtaaacaaACTATAATTTGGGTTGCAAATAGAGAGACACCAATTTCCATATATGAAATGGATTTTGCACAATTCAAGATTGATAATGGTAATTTAGTACTCATAAATGGTACTAGACACATAATTTGGTCCACAAATATCAATTTTAcaacaaatttcaacaattcACAAGTTGTAGCAACACTATTTGATGATGGCAATCTAGTATTAAGTAATCAGGATATTACCAATTCGACGAATTATCTATGGACAAGCTTTGATCATCCCTCTCATACGTTCATGCCTGGTTCAAAATTCGGTTACAACAAACATACAAGATTTAAACAGGTACTTACTTCATGGAAAAACGCAAACGATCCATCACCAGGACCCTTTACACATGAAGTTTACATGGAAAATAAGTATATTGGACAAGGTGTTAATATGTGGAACCATAGTGTTGTTTATTGGAATAGTGGACCTTGGACAGGTAACAATTTTACAGGGGTACCATATCAACCAAATCCTATGTTTAATTATACATATGTTAATAATGATGATGAGGTttattatatgtataatttctttaaCCCTTCattaatatcaaattttattatgGATGTTAATGGACAAACAAAACAAGTATTATGGATGGATAGTACTAATGATTGGAATGTATTTTACACTGATCCAAAACAAGTTTGTGATGTTTATTCTTATTGTGGAGGTTTTGGTATTTGTAATGAGGTAAACTCTACTTCAACATGTGATTGTTTGAATGgttttaagcctaagtttgagaAAGATTGGAAATTGAGTAGTTTTTCAAGTGGATGTATGAGGAAAACAAGTTTGAATTGTGGTGATTTTGGTGAAAAGGATAGGTTCTGGATGTATGAGAATATGAGATTACCTACAAATAATGAGAGTTTGGGAGTTGGAAATGAAGTAGAGTGTGAAAGTGGTTGTTTGGAGGATTGTGATTGTGTTGGTTATGCTTATGGTAGTGGAAATATTGGGTgtttgatatggaaaagggagaTGTTGAATTTGCAACAACTTTCTCAAGATAATGTTAATGGAAGCACCATTTATGTTAGGCTTGCAGCTTCTGAGTTTTCAAGTAACCAAG ATCAAAAGCAAACTTCAACAAAGCTGAAAATTGCAATTCCTATTGGTGTAATTGCTGCACTTCTTATTCTATCATGCTTTACCTACATATActatagaaaaagaagaaactcAAAAGTCAAAG agaGTACTACAAAATTTCACAGGCAGAATACAGAAGGGGAAGGACTAGATTTGATAGATATTCAAgatgatgagattgaggttCCATTTTTTAGCTTTGAAAGTATATTAGTGGCAACAGATGACTTCTCTGAACAAAATAAGCTTGGTCAAGGAGGATTTGGTCCTGTTTACAAG ggaATATTTTCTGGAGGAAGAGAAATTGCATTAAAAAGGTTATCAAGTCATTCTGGACAAGGTATAAATGAATTCAAGAATGAAGTGATGTTGATTGCAAGGCTTCAACATAGAAATCTTGTTAGACTTTTGGGCTATTGCATTCAATCAAGTGAAAAGATTTTACTCTATGAGTATATGGTAAACAAAAGTCTAGACACCTTCATATTTg ATCGAAAACGAAGCGTGTTGTTGGATTGGAGAAAAAGATTTGTGATTATAGAGGGAATTGCTAAAGGACTTCTTTATCTACACCATGATTCAAGATTAAGGATTATTCATAGAGATCTCAAAACAAGTAACATATTATTAGATGAAGAATTGAATCCAAAAATATCAGATTTTGGATTAGCAAGAGTTGTTGAAGGGAAAATTACACAAGCAAATACAAATAAAGTGGTTGGAACCTA TGGTTATATGGCTCCGGAGTATGCAATAGACGGATTATTCTCAATTAAATCAGATGTATTTAGTTTTGGAATAGTTATACTCGAGATCATCAGTGGAAGAAGAAATACTGGATTTTTTAATCAAGAAGAAGCGTCGAATCTCTTAGGCCTT GCATGGAGATTGTGGACAGAAGATAAGTCATTGGACTTAGTGGATCAATCACTACATGAATCATGCAACAAAGAGGAAGCAATTAAGTTGATAAATATTGGGCTTTTATGTGTACAAGAAGATCCAAAAGATAGGCCCAATACATCAAATATAATAATGATGCTTGGTAGTGAAAATTCCAATATTATTTCACTTCCAAGACCAAATCAACCAGCTTTTATGACAAGAAAATGTGGTAATAATAAcacatcttcttcttctaatgCTAAGTCTGATGGTGTCTCCAACAATCAGCTTACAGTCACCATTGAAATGGGTCGATAA
- the LOC125869413 gene encoding heavy metal-associated isoprenylated plant protein 37, with amino-acid sequence MTKDEDFKLLKIQTCELRVNIHCDGCKQKVKKLLQRIEGVYQVNIDFEHQKVTVYGSVDSGTLIKRLVKARKHAELWSLNNTNQAQKQQNPNSIKDNNKNKQNQKQHGIIKNQHQQKFNLVPEEIDYLDEDDDDEDNDGYPEEEMRFVRDGARQMAILRQQQAEANNKKAMAAAIANGKVNNNNVAAHGKKTGPIQNMPMKANPGCGGIDQRTINAMKMNMSNAASAAQVGPNVNLSEAAKMGMVGGNDLNAMMNLAGFHGNNNNGTTTTTNNNYNNVAAFLNASGFQGHQNNAIPGSLSTGGHHHPSSASMLMNMNNGGQQQQQFNPSQMLMNFQNRHAMQHQQQQPQMMYNRSPLVPPATGYYYNNTNNNYGQVPYTTYADPYYYTSAAAANADQSATNTHMFSDENPSSCSIM; translated from the exons ATGACTAAAGATGAAGACTTTAAGCTACTCAAGATTCAG ACTTGTGAGCTCAGAGTGAACATACATTGTGATGGTTGCAAGCAGAAAGTGAAGAAGCTCCTTCAGAGAATTGAAG GTGTTTACCAAGTAAATATCGACTTTGAGCATCAAAAAGTGACTGTTTATGGTAGTGTTGATTCTGGTACTTTGATTAAAAGATTAGTTAAGGCTCGTAAACATGCGGAGCTCTGGTCTCTGAATAACACTAATCAAGCTCAGAAACAACAAAATCCCAACAGCATCAAAGATAACAACAAGAACAAGCAAAATCAAAAGCAACATGGTATAATCAAGAATCAGCACCAGCAAAAGTTCAATCTTGTGCCGGAGGAAATTGATTATCTtgatgaggatgatgatgacGAGGACAACGATGGTTATCCTGAGGAAGAGATGAGGTTTGTGAGAGATGGAGCAAGACAAATGGCTATTCTTAGACAACAACAAGCAGAAGCAAATAACAAGAAAGCTATGGCAGCTGCTATTGCTAATGGGAAAGTAAACAACAACAATGTCGCTGCTCATGGCAAGAAAACTGGTCCTATTCAGAATATGCCAATGAAGGCAAATCCTGGATGTGGTGGCATTGACCAAAGGACAATAAATGCTATGAAAATGAACATGAGCAATGCTGCTTCTGCTGCTCAAGTAGGTCCAAATGTCAACCTCAGCGAGGCTGCGAAAATGGGAATGGTGGGAGGAAACGACTTAAACGCAATGATGAATCTTGCTGGTTTTCATGGGAATAACAATAATGGTACCACTACTACTACTAACAATAATTACAACAATGTTGCTGCATTCTTGAATGCTAGTGGATTTCAAGGTCATCAAAACAATGCTATACCGGGATCTTTATCAACCGGTGGTCATCATCATCCATCATCTGCCTCAATGCTAATGAACATGAACAACGGAggccaacaacaacaacagttCAATCCATCACAAATGCTAATGAATTTTCAAAACAGGCATGCTAtgcaacatcaacaacaacaacctcAGATGATGTACAATCGTTCACCTCTCGTTCCTCCGGCCACTGGTTATTACTATAACAATACCAACAATAATTATGGCCAAGTCCCTTACACTACTTATGCTGATCCTTACTATTACACTTCTGCTGCTGCTGCTAATGCTGATCAATCTGCCACTAATACTCATATGTTTAGTGATGAGAATCCTAGTAGTTGTAGTATTATGTGA
- the LOC125868866 gene encoding uncharacterized protein LOC125868866, producing the protein MAAAAASTKVPLLMLAEKGENGEIREFFDLSSGITHSMNLPELAGKCCLGVGFPGWVFTADKQGDMNLFHIFTRTLINLPHMSMLEGYDSEEELGEVDCTDYVEKAVISADPLSSPTTDYVLGLIQGSPATFAFWRPGDTFFTSLGSTIPECAYSDITWYNCSFYGPNFRGDIVIFNFQHDDCGGARVVKGIPVDLIGCCQLYIVYLMGELLVIHRDGPISDEGQDTDQYGAKAFHVYKINDCNYEEIKDLGDRALFVGKSATLAMAIEDDQGSGCKRNHIYFTDDCVDSYFNLEQGGGKDMGVYSMVDGTIVPHYTGQSYHKVTPPLWV; encoded by the coding sequence ATGGCGGCGGCGGCGGCATCAACTAAAGTTCCATTGTTAATGCTTGCAGAGAAGGGGGAGAATGGAGAAATTCGCGAGTTTTTTGATTTATCAAGCGGTATTACACACTCCATGAATTTACCTGAATTAGCAGGGAAGTGCTGTTTGGGTGTGGGATTTCCAGGTTGGGTTTTCACGGCTGATAAACAAGGAGATAtgaatttatttcatattttcacACGGACTTTAATCAACCTCCCACACATGTCTATGTTGGAAGGTTATGATTCTGAAGAGGAACTTGGTGAGGTTGATTGTACTGATTATGTTGAAAAAGCAGTAATTTCTGCTGATCCTCTATCGTCACCAACAACAGACTATGTTTTGGGCCTAATTCAAGGTTCTCCTGCCACTTTTGCTTTCTGGAGGCCAGGAGACACTTTTTTTACTAGTCTCGGGTCAACAATACCCGAATGTGCCTATTCTGACATCACTTGGTATAATTGTAGCTTTTATGGACCTAATTTTAGAGGCGACATTGTCATCTTCAATTTTCAACACGATGATTGTGGTGGTGCAAGAGTTGTTAAAGGTATACCTGTAGACTTAATTGGCTGTTGTCAGCTCTACATTGTCTATTTAATGGGTGAACTATTAGTTATCCATAGAGACGGACCTATTAGTGATGAGGGCCAAGATACTGATCAATATGGAGCTAAAGCATTCCATGTGTACAAGATTAATGATTGTAATTATGAAGAGATTAAAGATTTGGGTGATAGGGCATTATTCGTTGGCAAAAGTGCTACTTTGGCTATGGCTATTGAAGATGATCAAGGTTCTGGATGCAAAAGGAATCATATTTATTTCACCGATGATTGTGTCGATAGCTATTTTAATCTTGAACAAGGTGGTGGCAAGGATATGGGGGTTTACAGCATGGTTGATGGAACCATTGTGCCCCATTACACTGGTCAATCTTACCACAAAGTCACTCCTCCACTTTGGGTTTAG